A genome region from Streptomyces xanthophaeus includes the following:
- a CDS encoding PP2C family protein-serine/threonine phosphatase yields the protein MTPRRAPRAASADLLSTLGRLADQARRGVELQQARVDLAEALQSEMLPASLPALPGLRTAARYAPARHGLDIGGDWYDGFRLPEGALAFCIGDVQGHDVEAAAFMGQVRICLRAVAAVVVDPGEVLSRANEVLLSMDRDLFATCSLLRFDPETRELETARAGHVPSVWATVDGEYGIAEEDGGLPLNLMPGAGYAVTRRRLTKAGSIVLLTDGVVEGPKFPIEVGLERVAKVVREAAGTDPGELAAEVMKVADSTGHADDAAVLVLTHDARPDPQDTP from the coding sequence GTGACTCCTCGCCGTGCCCCGCGGGCGGCCAGCGCCGACCTGCTCAGCACGCTCGGACGGCTCGCCGACCAGGCCCGCCGCGGGGTGGAGCTGCAGCAGGCCCGGGTGGACCTGGCCGAGGCGCTGCAGAGCGAGATGCTGCCCGCCTCGCTGCCGGCGCTGCCGGGCCTGCGGACCGCCGCCCGGTACGCGCCCGCCCGGCACGGCCTGGACATCGGCGGCGACTGGTACGACGGCTTCCGGCTGCCCGAGGGAGCCCTCGCCTTCTGCATCGGTGACGTCCAGGGCCACGACGTGGAGGCGGCGGCCTTCATGGGGCAGGTACGGATCTGCCTGCGTGCCGTGGCGGCCGTCGTCGTCGACCCCGGCGAGGTGCTGAGCCGGGCCAACGAGGTGCTGCTCTCCATGGACCGCGACCTCTTCGCGACCTGCAGTCTGCTCCGCTTCGATCCGGAGACACGGGAGCTGGAGACCGCCCGGGCCGGCCATGTTCCGTCAGTCTGGGCCACCGTCGACGGCGAGTACGGCATAGCCGAGGAGGACGGCGGCCTGCCGTTGAACCTGATGCCCGGGGCGGGGTACGCGGTGACCCGCCGCAGGCTCACGAAGGCGGGGTCGATCGTGCTGCTCACCGACGGTGTGGTCGAGGGTCCGAAATTCCCGATCGAGGTGGGACTGGAGCGGGTGGCCAAGGTGGTGCGGGAGGCTGCGGGCACCGATCCGGGCGAGCTGGCCGCCGAGGTGATGAAGGTGGCCGACTCCACGGGCCACGCCGACGACGCCGCCGTGCTGGTGCTCACCCATGACGCCCGGCCCGATCCGCAAGACACCCCCTAG
- the kynU gene encoding kynureninase yields MSDTSHDIAADPAADLRSRAAELDAADELAKLRERFTLPDGVVYLDGNSLGALPAGVADTTADVVARQWGELLIRSWDESGWWTAPERIGDKIAPLIGAAPGQVVVGDSTSVNLFKALVGAARLAAPGRTKLLVDAATFPTDGYIAESAARMTGLTVVPVDPSHAAEAMDADTAVVLLNHVDYRSGRLHDLPALTTAARAAGAITVWDLCHSAGALPVGLDAHAVDLAVGCTYKYLNGGPGAPAYLYIAARHQAGFDSPLPGWNGHADPFAMTPAFEAATGATRGRVGTPDILSMLALESALDAWDGVSVEAVRAKSLALTDFFLECVAAYVPQDRVESVTPAEHGRRGSQISLRTENAREVMGELISRGVIGDFRAPDVLRFGFTPLYVGFADAERAARTLGHIFG; encoded by the coding sequence ATGTCTGACACCTCCCACGACATAGCGGCGGACCCGGCGGCGGACCTCCGCAGCCGTGCGGCCGAGCTGGACGCCGCCGACGAGCTCGCGAAGCTCCGCGAGCGCTTCACCCTCCCCGACGGGGTCGTCTACCTGGACGGCAACTCCCTCGGGGCCCTGCCGGCCGGGGTCGCGGACACCACCGCCGACGTCGTCGCCCGGCAGTGGGGCGAGCTCCTCATCCGGTCCTGGGACGAGAGCGGCTGGTGGACCGCGCCCGAGCGGATCGGCGACAAGATCGCCCCGCTCATCGGCGCGGCCCCCGGCCAGGTGGTCGTCGGTGACTCCACCAGCGTCAACCTCTTCAAGGCCCTGGTCGGCGCCGCCCGTCTCGCGGCGCCCGGCCGGACGAAGCTGCTGGTCGACGCCGCCACCTTCCCCACCGACGGCTACATCGCGGAGTCGGCGGCCCGGATGACGGGCCTGACCGTCGTCCCGGTGGACCCCTCGCACGCGGCCGAGGCCATGGACGCGGACACCGCCGTGGTCCTCCTCAACCACGTCGACTACCGCAGCGGACGGCTCCACGACCTCCCCGCGCTCACCACGGCGGCCCGCGCCGCCGGGGCGATCACGGTCTGGGACCTGTGCCACTCCGCCGGGGCCCTCCCCGTCGGCCTCGACGCGCACGCCGTCGACCTCGCGGTGGGCTGCACGTACAAGTACCTCAACGGCGGCCCCGGCGCGCCCGCGTACCTGTACATCGCCGCCCGCCACCAGGCCGGCTTCGACTCCCCGCTCCCGGGCTGGAACGGTCACGCGGATCCGTTCGCGATGACCCCGGCCTTCGAGGCGGCCACGGGCGCGACCCGTGGGCGCGTCGGCACGCCGGACATCCTGTCCATGCTGGCCCTGGAGTCGGCGCTCGACGCCTGGGACGGGGTGTCCGTCGAAGCCGTACGGGCCAAGTCCCTCGCCCTGACCGACTTCTTCCTCGAATGCGTGGCGGCGTACGTCCCGCAGGACCGGGTCGAGTCGGTCACCCCGGCCGAGCACGGCCGCCGCGGGAGCCAGATCTCGCTGCGGACCGAGAACGCCCGTGAGGTCATGGGGGAGCTCATCTCCCGCGGCGTCATCGGCGACTTCCGCGCACCCGACGTCCTGCGCTTCGGCTTCACCCCGCTCTACGTCGGTTTCGCCGACGCCGAGCGTGCCGCGCGGACACTGGGTCACATTTTCGGGTGA
- a CDS encoding carboxymuconolactone decarboxylase family protein: MTNTSNTSVTSISRMPNPAAFVPELNDVSAALFRATGNRSVPRTTMSLVHLRAGQIVGNTYLTVLNTGFLRKAGESEERITAVASWQDAPCYTAAERAALALVEATLQPAPHGRERVTDELYAEVAAHYDEKALATLTIAIGQISFFIALAVIGKPQPVTSLADEQWG; encoded by the coding sequence ATGACGAACACCTCCAACACCTCCGTCACCTCCATCTCGCGGATGCCGAACCCGGCCGCATTCGTCCCCGAGCTGAACGACGTCAGCGCCGCCCTCTTCCGGGCCACGGGCAACCGTTCGGTGCCGCGGACCACGATGAGCCTGGTCCACCTGCGCGCCGGGCAGATCGTCGGCAACACCTACCTGACCGTCCTGAACACCGGCTTCCTCCGCAAGGCCGGGGAGTCCGAGGAGCGCATCACGGCCGTCGCCTCGTGGCAGGACGCCCCCTGCTACACGGCCGCCGAGCGGGCCGCCCTAGCCCTGGTGGAGGCCACCCTCCAGCCCGCCCCGCACGGCCGGGAGCGGGTCACCGACGAGCTGTACGCCGAGGTCGCCGCGCACTACGACGAGAAGGCCCTGGCCACCCTCACCATCGCGATCGGGCAGATCAGCTTCTTCATCGCCCTGGCCGTCATCGGCAAGCCGCAGCCGGTCACCTCGCTGGCCGACGAGCAGTGGGGCTGA
- a CDS encoding MASE1 domain-containing protein — translation MVRTEGWRRLPAALLPILAVAVAYYLGGLIGLHQRVVVNDAEVTPLWLPTGVAVTSLLWLGLRAWPGIAIGTYLTIEQITDFDPPGLIIVAGNVLAPVCAYLMLRRAGFRTEMDRLRDALALVFLGGLWPMLISATIGTWTLVLTGDLPLSQFWPVWSAWWAGDAMGVLVLTPLLLVLRRVVGARRPLDGYRSAEAAVLAVTAVVVTLVGTRSSLSLLFLVFPVIIWAAVRFQLAGSAPVTLLVSVLAISAATRHVGPFADHTLLEVMINLQALNGAAALTGLLLAALVTEQNNVRLKIEQVCEDLAELVEHLAPGKPDQ, via the coding sequence GTGGTGCGCACCGAGGGATGGCGACGTCTGCCCGCAGCTCTGCTGCCGATCCTCGCCGTCGCCGTCGCCTACTACCTGGGCGGACTGATCGGCCTGCACCAGCGGGTGGTCGTCAACGACGCCGAGGTCACCCCCCTGTGGCTGCCGACGGGCGTCGCGGTGACCTCCCTGCTCTGGCTGGGCCTGCGGGCGTGGCCGGGGATCGCGATCGGTACGTACCTCACCATCGAGCAGATCACCGACTTCGACCCGCCCGGCCTGATCATCGTCGCGGGGAACGTCCTCGCCCCCGTGTGCGCGTACCTGATGCTCCGCCGGGCGGGTTTCCGTACCGAGATGGACCGGCTGCGGGACGCCCTGGCGCTGGTCTTCCTGGGCGGTCTGTGGCCCATGCTGATCAGCGCCACGATCGGGACCTGGACGCTGGTGCTCACCGGTGACCTGCCGCTGTCGCAGTTCTGGCCCGTCTGGTCGGCCTGGTGGGCCGGGGACGCGATGGGTGTGCTCGTGCTGACCCCCCTGCTCCTCGTCCTGCGCAGGGTCGTGGGGGCCCGGCGGCCCCTGGACGGCTACCGCTCGGCCGAGGCGGCGGTCCTGGCGGTCACCGCGGTCGTCGTCACCCTGGTGGGCACCCGGAGCAGCCTCTCGCTCCTCTTCCTCGTCTTCCCCGTGATCATCTGGGCGGCCGTACGCTTCCAGCTCGCCGGGAGCGCTCCGGTCACCCTGCTGGTCTCGGTCCTGGCGATCTCGGCGGCGACCCGGCACGTCGGGCCGTTCGCCGACCACACCCTCCTGGAGGTCATGATCAACCTCCAGGCGCTCAACGGCGCGGCGGCCCTGACCGGGCTGCTGCTGGCGGCTCTGGTCACCGAGCAGAACAACGTCCGCCTGAAGATCGAGCAGGTCTGCGAGGACCTGGCGGAACTGGTGGAACACCTGGCCCCGGGCAAGCCGGATCAGTAG
- a CDS encoding tryptophan 2,3-dioxygenase family protein: MSKTLDASGVGGSETPNLDFDGTTPYEDYVQADVLTHLQHLRSDDPGEMVFLVTTQVMELWFTVIVHEWETAAKALREDRIPVAMDALKRSLRELEALNASWRPLAQLTPGQFNAYRAALGEGSGFQSAMYRRMEFLLGEKSSSMLVPHRGAPRVHAELEKALHEPSLYDEVLRLLARRGLPVPDAVLNRDLSLRYEPSAEVEAVWTGLYAAPDDNGTVDLHRLGEVLTDVAELVWRWRNDHLVATRRAMGAKTGTGGSAGVTWLEKRATKNVFPELWTARSYV; this comes from the coding sequence ATGTCGAAAACCCTTGATGCCTCCGGAGTCGGCGGGTCGGAAACCCCGAACCTCGACTTCGACGGCACGACCCCGTACGAGGACTACGTCCAGGCGGACGTTCTCACCCACCTCCAGCACCTGCGCTCGGACGACCCGGGCGAGATGGTCTTCCTGGTGACGACCCAGGTCATGGAGCTGTGGTTCACGGTCATCGTCCATGAGTGGGAAACCGCCGCGAAGGCCCTGCGCGAGGACCGCATCCCGGTCGCGATGGATGCGCTGAAACGTTCCCTCCGCGAACTGGAGGCCCTCAACGCCTCCTGGCGCCCGCTCGCCCAGCTCACCCCGGGACAGTTCAACGCCTACCGCGCCGCCCTCGGCGAAGGTTCCGGTTTCCAGTCGGCGATGTACCGCCGGATGGAGTTCCTGCTCGGCGAGAAGTCCTCGTCCATGCTGGTCCCGCACCGGGGCGCCCCGCGCGTCCACGCGGAGCTGGAGAAGGCCCTGCACGAGCCCAGCCTCTACGACGAGGTGCTGCGCCTGCTCGCCCGCCGCGGCCTGCCGGTCCCGGACGCCGTCCTGAACCGCGACCTGTCGCTGCGCTACGAGCCCTCGGCCGAGGTCGAAGCCGTCTGGACGGGCCTGTACGCCGCCCCGGACGACAACGGGACCGTGGACCTGCACCGCCTCGGCGAGGTCCTCACGGATGTCGCCGAGCTCGTCTGGCGCTGGCGCAACGACCACCTGGTCGCCACCCGCCGCGCGATGGGCGCGAAGACGGGCACGGGCGGCTCGGCCGGCGTGACCTGGCTGGAGAAGCGCGCGACGAAGAACGTCTTCCCGGAGCTCTGGACGGCCCGCAGCTATGTCTGA
- a CDS encoding alpha/beta hydrolase, with protein sequence MTDPAAVERDAAEAASAFAHPAVAPDVTAAYGEHPDHVVDFYAPRGETQGPAPLVVLLHGGAWRAPYDRQHITPFADFLARRGFAVANVEYRRGSSLPHQNAEGPVAGRWPETFDDVAAAMDALPGLAAEALPQADVRRTVVTGHSAGGHLALWAAARHVLPAGSPWLLPSPPMLRGVVALAPIADFTVAEELGVCGGASAQLLGGADHWDERLPYADPASLLPTGIATAVVQGRDDIVVPQQVAEAYVAAAAKAGEMVGLTLLDAVGHFPLIDPAADACAVVAEEISQLAW encoded by the coding sequence ATGACGGACCCCGCCGCAGTGGAACGGGACGCCGCGGAGGCCGCCTCGGCCTTCGCCCACCCGGCCGTGGCGCCGGACGTGACCGCCGCCTACGGGGAACACCCCGACCACGTCGTCGACTTCTACGCCCCGCGCGGCGAGACCCAGGGGCCGGCCCCGCTCGTGGTGCTGCTGCACGGGGGCGCGTGGCGGGCCCCGTACGACCGGCAGCACATCACGCCGTTCGCGGACTTCCTGGCCCGCAGGGGTTTCGCCGTCGCCAACGTCGAGTACCGGCGCGGCAGTTCGCTGCCGCACCAGAACGCCGAGGGGCCGGTCGCCGGACGCTGGCCGGAGACCTTCGACGATGTCGCCGCCGCGATGGACGCCCTGCCGGGGCTGGCGGCCGAAGCGCTCCCGCAGGCCGATGTCCGCCGCACGGTCGTCACCGGGCACTCGGCGGGCGGCCACCTTGCACTGTGGGCCGCGGCCCGGCACGTGCTCCCGGCCGGCTCCCCGTGGCTGCTGCCCTCCCCGCCGATGCTGCGGGGCGTGGTGGCGCTGGCCCCGATCGCGGACTTCACGGTGGCGGAGGAACTGGGCGTGTGCGGCGGCGCGAGCGCGCAGCTGCTGGGCGGGGCGGACCACTGGGACGAGCGGCTGCCGTATGCCGATCCGGCTTCGCTGCTGCCGACGGGGATCGCCACGGCGGTGGTCCAGGGCCGGGACGACATCGTGGTCCCGCAGCAGGTGGCCGAGGCGTATGTGGCGGCGGCCGCGAAGGCGGGGGAGATGGTCGGGCTGACGCTGCTGGACGCCGTCGGTCACTTCCCGCTGATCGACCCGGCGGCGGACGCGTGCGCGGTGGTCGCCGAGGAGATCTCGCAGCTGGCCTGGTAG